One segment of Salvelinus fontinalis isolate EN_2023a chromosome 12, ASM2944872v1, whole genome shotgun sequence DNA contains the following:
- the LOC129867030 gene encoding peroxisomal membrane protein 11A-like: MESFVKFTNQSQGRDRIFRTTQYACALVKYLLRNNSARKELVVKLQSLESNMSSGRKLFRLGNTVNSIDAAKRTLQLSDPVLRLCLTVANLNRALYFICDNVLWARNVGLVPGIDKERWSLNGSCCYFLSLVMSLTRDVYVITQTMVQRTRDRQFQQKMDQHLNDNPDVATVIVPQLDAFLFLLFESLKSHPSVALDTLKNICDIFIPLDRLGVYRSNPGVVGFCGLISSLLGIVSVLHPSLKIQP; encoded by the exons atggagtcttttgttaagttcACAAATCAAAGTCAAGGAAGGGATCGTATTTTCAG GACAACCCAATATGCATGTGCCTTGGTGAAGTATTTGCTTCGCAATAATTCTGCAAGGAAAGAGCTTGTTGTCAAGCTGCAGAGTCTGGAGTCCAACATGAGTTCTGGAAGGAAAT tgttcagacTGGGGAACACTGTGAATTCCATTGACGCTGCCAAGCGAACCTTGCAGCTCTCTGACCCTGTGTTGCGCCTCTGCCTTACTGTGGCAAACCTCAACCGCGCCCTTTACTTTATCTGCGACAATGTGCTCTGGGCCAGAAATGTTGGCCTTGTCCCTGGTATCGACAAGGAGCGCTGGAGCTTGAATGGCTCTTGTTGCTACTTCCTGTCCCTGGTTATGAGTCTGACTAGAGATGTTTACGTAATCACCCAGACTATGGTTCAGAGAACCAGAGATAGGCAGTTTCAGCAGAAAATGGATCAGCACCTCAACGACAACCCTGATGTGGCTACTGTTATTGTTCCTCAACTGGATGCTTTTCTGTTCCTGCTCTTCGAGAGTCTTAAAAGCCATCCCTCGGTTGCCCTTGACACACTGAAAAACATTTGTGATATTTTCATTCCACTGGACAGGCTGGGTGTGTACCGGTCAAACCCAGGAGTGGTGGGCTTTTGTGGGCTGATTTCATCTCTCTTAGGGATAGTGTCAGTCTTGCACCCCAGTTTGAAAATTCAACCGTAA